A section of the Paralichthys olivaceus isolate ysfri-2021 chromosome 14, ASM2471397v2, whole genome shotgun sequence genome encodes:
- the ccdc172 gene encoding coiled-coil domain-containing protein 172 isoform X3: MSLDTLFHQILVTEQQLTEQTKKFKEVKVAIIRCREKIKGTSEKYEKINQELDEKAQQLSVMRLQYDLMKKCEDQILKQIEELLCQKSHLMERLAKIKKESKEEEESFLQEISRFNSDFSLPGNRGTVFESQTHTEFLDLEGDVESLYKEMELMSHGNSHMITLQEEKRALQLELQGLDDNRKDLDQQLSLAEATTESLRAESLIVSQKPLTDSTCLRRIP, encoded by the exons ATGAGTCTGGACACTCTCTTCCATCAGATACTTGTAACTGAACAACAGCTGACTGAGCAGACAAAGAAGTTTAAAGAAG tgaaagTTGCCATCATCAGATGCAGGGAGAAAATTAAAGGCACCTCTGAAAAGTATGAAAAGATCAATCAGGAACTTGATGAAAAG GCTCAGCAGTTGTCCGTGATGAGGCTGCAGTATGATCTGATGAAGAAATGTGAAGACCAGATATTGAAGCAAATTGAGGAGCTGCTTTGCCAGAAGAGTCATCTTATGGAGCGTCTA GCCAAGATAAAGAAGGAATctaaagaagaagaggaaagctTCCTTCAAGAGATCTCAAGGTTCAACAGTGACTTCAGTCTTCCAGGGAACAGAGGAACAGTGTTCGAgagccaaacacacactgagttcCTGGACCTGGAGGGGGACGTGGAATCATTATACAAAG AGATGGAGCTGATGAGCCATGGGAACAGTCACATGATcactctgcaggaggagaagcgaGCGCTCCAGCTGGAGCTCCAGGGCCTGGATGATAACCGGAAAG ACCTGGATCAGCAGCTGAGTTTGGCTGAAGCAACGACAGAATCTCTGAGAGCAGAGAGCCTGATTGTCAGTCAGAAACCTCTCACCGACAGCACCTGTCTGAG
- the ccdc172 gene encoding coiled-coil domain-containing protein 172 isoform X1 encodes MSLDTLFHQILVTEQQLTEQTKKFKEVKVAIIRCREKIKGTSEKYEKINQELDEKAQQLSVMRLQYDLMKKCEDQILKQIEELLCQKSHLMERLAKIKKESKEEEESFLQEISRFNSDFSLPGNRGTVFESQTHTEFLDLEGDVESLYKEMELMSHGNSHMITLQEEKRALQLELQGLDDNRKDLDQQLSLAEATTESLRAESLIVSQKPLTDSTCLRLRQELERHKNGELELLRETLSSEIQFLQTKLESSQRAEQR; translated from the exons ATGAGTCTGGACACTCTCTTCCATCAGATACTTGTAACTGAACAACAGCTGACTGAGCAGACAAAGAAGTTTAAAGAAG tgaaagTTGCCATCATCAGATGCAGGGAGAAAATTAAAGGCACCTCTGAAAAGTATGAAAAGATCAATCAGGAACTTGATGAAAAG GCTCAGCAGTTGTCCGTGATGAGGCTGCAGTATGATCTGATGAAGAAATGTGAAGACCAGATATTGAAGCAAATTGAGGAGCTGCTTTGCCAGAAGAGTCATCTTATGGAGCGTCTA GCCAAGATAAAGAAGGAATctaaagaagaagaggaaagctTCCTTCAAGAGATCTCAAGGTTCAACAGTGACTTCAGTCTTCCAGGGAACAGAGGAACAGTGTTCGAgagccaaacacacactgagttcCTGGACCTGGAGGGGGACGTGGAATCATTATACAAAG AGATGGAGCTGATGAGCCATGGGAACAGTCACATGATcactctgcaggaggagaagcgaGCGCTCCAGCTGGAGCTCCAGGGCCTGGATGATAACCGGAAAG ACCTGGATCAGCAGCTGAGTTTGGCTGAAGCAACGACAGAATCTCTGAGAGCAGAGAGCCTGATTGTCAGTCAGAAACCTCTCACCGACAGCACCTGTCTGAG ACTCAggcaggagctggagaggcaTAAAAACGGAGAGCTGGAGCTTCTGCGAGAGACGCTCAGCTCAGAAATCCAGTTCCTTCAGACC AAGCTGGAGAGCAGCCAAAGAGCTGAGCAGCGTTAG
- the LOC109631857 gene encoding uncharacterized protein — MTMASIGTLIWMFSLAAVSVSQPPLDFDNCTSQSQLLDRLSLDLKEVAECGENLLSTWTSQQTAALLLSMRNLTGLLHQHQLKECQHAEPKKCPAAKVPQNGGLVCVTVDNKRYCKPLCNSGYDFAFLRRSCLFDECSQQTGYKWNTQYIGGNTLAVCNGALTQISGAQSAYFPEDRDCLMTKSQMQDSVIATAVAELRSKGIQGDPENACFVCG; from the exons atGACCATGGCCTCAATAGGAACTTTGATTTGGATGTTCTCACTAGCAG CCGTGTCGGTTTCTCAACCTCCACTTGACTTTGATAACTGCACCTCGCAATCTCAGCTCTTGGATCGTCTATCCTTGGATTTGAAG GAGGTAGCAGAGTGCGGTGAAAACCTGCTGTCAACATGGACTTCTCAGCAGACTGCTGCACTCCTGCTCTCCATGAGGAATCTGACGGGTTTACTGCACCAACACCAGCTGAAAG AATGTCAACATGCTGAGCCAAAGAAATGTCCCGCGGCCAAGGTCCCTCAGAATGGAGGATTGGTTTGTGTCACTGTTGACAACAAGCGCTACTGCAAACCGTTGTGCAACTCC GGTTATGATTTTGCTTTCCTGAGGAggtcttgtttgtttgatgaaTGCAGTCAGCAGACAGGATATAAATGGAACACTCAGTACATCGGAGGAAACACACTGGCTGTGTGCAATG GGGCGTTGACTCAAATTTCTGGAGCACAGTCGGCATATTTTCCAGAAGATCGTGACTGCCTGATGACCAAGAGTCAAATGCAGGACAGCGTCATCGCAACCGCTGTCGCTGAGCTGCGGAGCAAAGGAATACAGGGAGATCCAGAGAATGCCTGTTTTGTATGTGGGTAA